In Pochonia chlamydosporia 170 chromosome 3, whole genome shotgun sequence, the following are encoded in one genomic region:
- a CDS encoding UBX domain-containing protein (Ubx5) (similar to Cordyceps militaris CM01 XP_006668798.1) has protein sequence MEDESISSFAAITGATADVARGFLQIANGDFERAIGLFYENPELASGVGAGVSETASTPANPTSSTRRRPNIGREDASGVIHIDSDDDDDDDDIMIDHDAGSEDDGERAAVQHAAAMAQEEEDAAMAKRLQEELYQGGSAGPGAQDDVRAPIARTTETLVAPDPSWDGAVDDETTRRFLEELRSRRHPPPRTGGPFAQRIWGDTSAPPPSTTENGTHARRLEDLFRPPYDLMSRVSWDEARTLGKEDKKWILVNLQDMNDFTCQALNRDVWKDAAIKDLVSENFIFLQYDKDYPDAEEYINFYFPNRTHENPDNYPHVSIVDPRTGEQVKVWSGRPFPSAVEFHAELAEFLDRYSLAANSKNPVAKSTTRKPAVVDVDRMTEDEMLEMALKNSLAAGGGESSRSTSTPNIQDPDALTKSPGPSGEVEGKGKEPEAAEQSAFSLISSGKPHTEPENDPATTTRIQFRHPTGRVIRRFNLQDPVRRIYEWLKAEPMEGKDGVEFELKKMPQGQDLMEDLDSTIEATGLKQGTVMIEFIED, from the exons atggaggacGAATcgatttcttcttttgccgcCATCACGGGTGCAACTGCGGATGTGGCTCGTGGGTTTCTTCAGATCGCAAACGGAGATTTTGAACGAGCCATTGGATTATTTTACGAAAACCCCGAGCTCGCGTCTGGTGTGGGCGCTGGAGTGTCCGAAACTGCCTCGACGCCGGCGAACCCAACATCTTCGACTCGCCGCCGCCCGAATATCGGCCGCGAGGACGCTAGCGGCGTTATTCACATAGacagtgacgacgacgatgacgatgacgacatCATGATCGACCATGATGCGGGAAGCGAGGACGATGGCGAGCGGGCTGCGGTTCAACATGCAGCCGCGATGGCacaagaggaggaagatgccgCCATGGCAAAACGGCTACAGGAAGAGCTGTATCAAGGTGGCTCAGCTGGACCAGGAGCGCAAGATGATGTCAGAGCTCCCATCGCACGAACAACCGAGACGCTTGTGGCTCCAGATCCTTCATGGGACGgtgctgttgatgatgagactACCCGACGGTTTCTGGAGGAGTTACGGAGCAGACGACATCCTCCCC CTCGCACCGGCGGTCCATTTGCTCAGCGAATTTGGGGGGACACATCGGCGCCACCGCCCAGCACCACAGAGAACGGAACCCACGCCAGACGGTTGGAGGACCTCTTCCGACCACCGTACGATTTGATGTCCAGAGTTAGCTGGGACGAAGCACGAACCCTGGGCAAGGAAGACAAGAAGTGGATCTTGGTCAATCTCCAGGACATGAACGACTTTACCTGCCAAGCCCTCAACCGGGATGTATGGAAAGACGCAGCAATCAAGGACCTTGTATCCGAGAATTTCATCTTTTTACAATACGACAAGGACTATCCGGATGCCGAAGAGTACATCAACTTTTACTTTCCCAACCGGACGCATGAGAATCCAGACAACTATCCACATGTCTCCATTGTCGATCCCCGAACGGGCGAACAAGTGAAGGTTTGGAGTGGCCGGCCGTTTCCTAGTGCGGTCGAATTCCACGCCGAGTTGGCAGAGTTCCTCGACCGGTATAGTCTCGCTGCCAACAGCAAAAACCCCGTGGCCAAATCAACAACACGGAAACCTGcagtggtggatgtggaccGCATGACAGAGGACGAAatgctggagatggcgttgaagaatAGCCTTGCAGCTGGGGGTGGTGAAAGCAGCCGATCAACATCTACGCCAAACATTCAAGACCCAGATGCATTGACGAAATCACCGGGTCCAAGTGGTGAAGTggaagggaaagggaaagagCCCGAAGCAGCAGAACAGAGCGCATTTTCTCTCATCTCCAGCGGGAAACCGCATACTGAACCAGAAAACGATCCCGCAACCACCACGAGAATACAATTCAGACATCCCACTGGACGGGTCATTCGAAGATTCAACCTACAGGACCCAGTGCGCCGTATTTACGAGTGGCTCAAGGCTGAGCCGATGGAAGGCAAAGATGGGGTTGAGTTtgagctgaagaagatgccgcaaggccaagatttgatggaagacttggacaGCACTATTGAGGCGACAGGTCTTAAGCAAGGCACCGTAATGATTGAGTTCATTGAAGACTAA